A part of Gambusia affinis linkage group LG19, SWU_Gaff_1.0, whole genome shotgun sequence genomic DNA contains:
- the LOC122821520 gene encoding hemoglobin subunit beta-A-like: MVEWTDAERKAITTLWGQIDVGEIGPQALTRLLVVYPWTQRHFGAFGNLSTYAAIVGNAKVAQHGKTVMSGLETAVKNMDNIKNAYAKLSIMHSEKLHVDPDNFRTLAECISVVVAAKFGPKVFTPDFQEAWQKFLSVVVSALGRQYH; encoded by the exons ATGGTCGAGTGGACAGATGCTGAGCGCAAGGCCATCACAACTCTGTGGGGACAAATTGATGTGGGTGAGATTGGACCCCAAGCTCTGACCAG GCTTCTGGTTGTGTATCCCTGGACTCAGAGACATTTTGGAGCCTTCGGAAACCTGTCCACCTACGCTGCCATTGTCGGAAATGCTAAAGTGGCTCAGCATGGAAAAACTGTGATGAGTGGACTGGAGACTGCAGTGAAGAACATGGACAACATCAAGAATGCCTATGCCAAGTTGAGCATCATGCACTCTGAGAAGCTGCATGTAGATCCTGATAACTTCAGG acTCTTGCTGAATGCATCTCAGTGGTTGTGGCCGCCAAATTTGGTCCCAAGGTCTTCACACCTGATTTCCAGGAGGCTTGGCAGAAGTTCCTGTCTGTGGTGGTCTCTGCCCTGGGAAGACAATACCACtaa
- the nprl3 gene encoding GATOR complex protein NPRL3 isoform X3, which produces MMLSPSAESPNDRNSLYSQSQNNRHKSGDKTSPISVILVSSGSRGNKLLFRYPFQRTADCPSSLSAKPRNPYALNTAGDVQEDPDGDSRFSDSILATILATKNDMCGKKFELKIDNVRFVGHPTHLQHSSLIQVSKTDPSPKRETPTMILFNVVFALRANADPSVISCMHNLSRRIAIALQHEERRCQYLTREAKLMLSMQDEITTTTETDGTPQSPFRQILPKCKLARDLKEAYDSLCTTGVVRLHINNWLEVSFCLPHKIHRVGGNYIPPEALERCLKAIRPYHALLLLESEKALLDQLPLDCSPAMVRLIKTCSAVKNLQQLAQDTDLALLQIFQIAAHLVYWGKAIIIFPLCENNVYMLSPHANISLYSALAKQFAQQFSGHDLPSVLAKFSLPVSLAEFRNPLEAPAQEAQLIQMVVWMLQRRLLIQLHTYVCLLIPPTEDEPTPKVEELPLAARVGGRSLSTPSALSFGSPTSSDDMTLTSPSMENSSAELLPGGDSPLNKRMTETLLASLSEHERQVILNIPAAQNPEDLRSFARLLHYFRGHHHLEEIMYNENMRRSQLKTLFDKFRSVLIVTNHEDPIISIFQSPMEYTA; this is translated from the exons ATGATGCTAAGCCCGTCGGCCGAGTCACCAAACGACAGAAACTCCCTATACAGTCAGTCACAAAACAACAGACATAAAAGCGGGGATAAAACTAGTCCTATAAGCGTCATCCTGGTTAGTTCTGGGAGTAGAGGGAACAAACTTCTATTTCGGTATCCTTTTCAAAGAACAGCTGATTGTCCGTCTTCTCTCTCAG CAAAACCGCGTAATCCATATGCACTGAACACAGCTGGGGATGTTCAGGAAGATCCAGATGGTGATTCAAg GTTTTCTGATAGCATCCTGGCCACCATCCTGGCCACCAAGAACGATATGTGTGGAAAGAAGTTTGAACTCAAGATAGATAATGTTCGATTTGTGGGTCACCCGACTCATCTGCAGCATTCTTCGCTCATCCAG GTTTCCAAAACAGATCCTTCGCCTAAGAGAGAAACGCCTACAATGATCTTGTTTAATGTGGTTTTTGCACTAAGG GCAAACGCTGATCCGTCAGTGATCAGCTGCATGCACAACCTGTCTCGGCGCATCGCCATAGCCCTTCAGCATGAGGAGCGCCGCTGCCAGTACCTGACCAGAGAAGCCAAGCTGATGCTTTCCATGCAAGACGAGATCACCACTACGACTGAGA CAGATGGAACCCCGCAGTCTCCATTTAGACAAATTCTTCCAAAATGTAAGCTAGCCAGGGACTTAAAGGAGGCCTACGACAG CCTCTGTACAACAGGTGTGGTACGATTACATATCAACAACTGGCTGGAGGTCAGCTTCTGCTTGCCTCATAAGATCCACAGGGTTGGTGGGAACTACATCCCCCCAGAGGCACTAGAGCGCTGTCTGAAGGCCATAAG GCCCTATCATGCCCTGCTGCTGCTAGAAAGTGAGAAGGCGCTGTTGGATCAACTTCCTCTTGACTGCTCTCCTGCAATGGTGCGCCTGATAAAGACCTGCTCAGCAgtgaaaaacctgcagcagcttgCCCAGGACACTGACCTGGCCTTACTTCAG aTCTTCCAAATTGCTGCTCACTTGGTTTACTGGGGCAAGGCGATCATCATCTTTCCTCTTTGTGAGAATAACGTCTACATGCTGTCTCCTCATGCCAACATCTCTCT ATACTCCGCTTTGGCTAAGCAATTTGCtcagcagttttctggccaTGATCTGCCCTCTGTGTTGGCCAAGTTCTCTCTACCGGTCTCATTGGCCGAATTCAGAAACCCGCTGGAAGCCCCTGCACAGGAG GCCCAGCTCATCCAGATGGTGGTGTGGATGCTCCAGCGCCGCCTGCTCATCCAGTTGCACACTTATGTTTGCCTTTTAATACCACCCACTGAAGATGAGCCTACACCCAAGGTTGAAGAACTTCCACTGGCTGCGCGGGTTGGAGGCCGCAGTCTCAGCACCCCGAGCGCTCTCAGTTTTGGTTCTCCAA CCAGCAGTGACGACATGACCCTAACCAGTCCCAGTATGGAGAATTCCAGCGCTGAGCTTCTGCCTGGTGGAGACTCTCCTTTGAATAAAAGGATGACAGAAACACTCCTGGCAAGCCTGTCGGAGCATGAGAGGCAGGTTATACTGAACATCCCGGCTGCGCAAAATCCAGAGGATCTGCGGAGTTTTGCCAG GCTGCTGCACTATTTTCGGGGACATCACCACCTGGAAGAAATCATGTATAACGAGAACATGAGGCGATCGCAGCTCAAGACGCTGTTCGACAAGTTCCGCAGTGTCCTCATTGTGACGAACCACGAAGATCCTATTATTTCTATCTTTCAGTCTCCCATGGAGTACACAGCATGA
- the nprl3 gene encoding GATOR complex protein NPRL3 isoform X2 — translation MMLSPSAESPNDRNSLYSQSQNNRHKSGDKTSPISVILVSSGSRGNKLLFRYPFQRTADCPSSLSAKPRNPYALNTAGDVQEDPDGDSREQCPLTDEQLVAGFSDSILATILATKNDMCGKKFELKIDNVRFVGHPTHLQHSSLIQVSKTDPSPKRETPTMILFNVVFALRANADPSVISCMHNLSRRIAIALQHEERRCQYLTREAKLMLSMQDEITTTTENGTPQSPFRQILPKCKLARDLKEAYDSLCTTGVVRLHINNWLEVSFCLPHKIHRVGGNYIPPEALERCLKAIRPYHALLLLESEKALLDQLPLDCSPAMVRLIKTCSAVKNLQQLAQDTDLALLQIFQIAAHLVYWGKAIIIFPLCENNVYMLSPHANISLYSALAKQFAQQFSGHDLPSVLAKFSLPVSLAEFRNPLEAPAQEAQLIQMVVWMLQRRLLIQLHTYVCLLIPPTEDEPTPKVEELPLAARVGGRSLSTPSALSFGSPTSSDDMTLTSPSMENSSAELLPGGDSPLNKRMTETLLASLSEHERQVILNIPAAQNPEDLRSFARLLHYFRGHHHLEEIMYNENMRRSQLKTLFDKFRSVLIVTNHEDPIISIFQSPMEYTA, via the exons ATGATGCTAAGCCCGTCGGCCGAGTCACCAAACGACAGAAACTCCCTATACAGTCAGTCACAAAACAACAGACATAAAAGCGGGGATAAAACTAGTCCTATAAGCGTCATCCTGGTTAGTTCTGGGAGTAGAGGGAACAAACTTCTATTTCGGTATCCTTTTCAAAGAACAGCTGATTGTCCGTCTTCTCTCTCAG CAAAACCGCGTAATCCATATGCACTGAACACAGCTGGGGATGTTCAGGAAGATCCAGATGGTGATTCAAg GGAGCAATGTCCGCTAACTGACGAACAGTTGGTAGCAGG GTTTTCTGATAGCATCCTGGCCACCATCCTGGCCACCAAGAACGATATGTGTGGAAAGAAGTTTGAACTCAAGATAGATAATGTTCGATTTGTGGGTCACCCGACTCATCTGCAGCATTCTTCGCTCATCCAG GTTTCCAAAACAGATCCTTCGCCTAAGAGAGAAACGCCTACAATGATCTTGTTTAATGTGGTTTTTGCACTAAGG GCAAACGCTGATCCGTCAGTGATCAGCTGCATGCACAACCTGTCTCGGCGCATCGCCATAGCCCTTCAGCATGAGGAGCGCCGCTGCCAGTACCTGACCAGAGAAGCCAAGCTGATGCTTTCCATGCAAGACGAGATCACCACTACGACTGAGA ATGGAACCCCGCAGTCTCCATTTAGACAAATTCTTCCAAAATGTAAGCTAGCCAGGGACTTAAAGGAGGCCTACGACAG CCTCTGTACAACAGGTGTGGTACGATTACATATCAACAACTGGCTGGAGGTCAGCTTCTGCTTGCCTCATAAGATCCACAGGGTTGGTGGGAACTACATCCCCCCAGAGGCACTAGAGCGCTGTCTGAAGGCCATAAG GCCCTATCATGCCCTGCTGCTGCTAGAAAGTGAGAAGGCGCTGTTGGATCAACTTCCTCTTGACTGCTCTCCTGCAATGGTGCGCCTGATAAAGACCTGCTCAGCAgtgaaaaacctgcagcagcttgCCCAGGACACTGACCTGGCCTTACTTCAG aTCTTCCAAATTGCTGCTCACTTGGTTTACTGGGGCAAGGCGATCATCATCTTTCCTCTTTGTGAGAATAACGTCTACATGCTGTCTCCTCATGCCAACATCTCTCT ATACTCCGCTTTGGCTAAGCAATTTGCtcagcagttttctggccaTGATCTGCCCTCTGTGTTGGCCAAGTTCTCTCTACCGGTCTCATTGGCCGAATTCAGAAACCCGCTGGAAGCCCCTGCACAGGAG GCCCAGCTCATCCAGATGGTGGTGTGGATGCTCCAGCGCCGCCTGCTCATCCAGTTGCACACTTATGTTTGCCTTTTAATACCACCCACTGAAGATGAGCCTACACCCAAGGTTGAAGAACTTCCACTGGCTGCGCGGGTTGGAGGCCGCAGTCTCAGCACCCCGAGCGCTCTCAGTTTTGGTTCTCCAA CCAGCAGTGACGACATGACCCTAACCAGTCCCAGTATGGAGAATTCCAGCGCTGAGCTTCTGCCTGGTGGAGACTCTCCTTTGAATAAAAGGATGACAGAAACACTCCTGGCAAGCCTGTCGGAGCATGAGAGGCAGGTTATACTGAACATCCCGGCTGCGCAAAATCCAGAGGATCTGCGGAGTTTTGCCAG GCTGCTGCACTATTTTCGGGGACATCACCACCTGGAAGAAATCATGTATAACGAGAACATGAGGCGATCGCAGCTCAAGACGCTGTTCGACAAGTTCCGCAGTGTCCTCATTGTGACGAACCACGAAGATCCTATTATTTCTATCTTTCAGTCTCCCATGGAGTACACAGCATGA
- the nprl3 gene encoding GATOR complex protein NPRL3 isoform X4: protein MMLSPSAESPNDRNSLYSQSQNNRHKSGDKTSPISVILVSSGSRGNKLLFRYPFQRTADCPSSLSAKPRNPYALNTAGDVQEDPDGDSRFSDSILATILATKNDMCGKKFELKIDNVRFVGHPTHLQHSSLIQVSKTDPSPKRETPTMILFNVVFALRANADPSVISCMHNLSRRIAIALQHEERRCQYLTREAKLMLSMQDEITTTTENGTPQSPFRQILPKCKLARDLKEAYDSLCTTGVVRLHINNWLEVSFCLPHKIHRVGGNYIPPEALERCLKAIRPYHALLLLESEKALLDQLPLDCSPAMVRLIKTCSAVKNLQQLAQDTDLALLQIFQIAAHLVYWGKAIIIFPLCENNVYMLSPHANISLYSALAKQFAQQFSGHDLPSVLAKFSLPVSLAEFRNPLEAPAQEAQLIQMVVWMLQRRLLIQLHTYVCLLIPPTEDEPTPKVEELPLAARVGGRSLSTPSALSFGSPTSSDDMTLTSPSMENSSAELLPGGDSPLNKRMTETLLASLSEHERQVILNIPAAQNPEDLRSFARLLHYFRGHHHLEEIMYNENMRRSQLKTLFDKFRSVLIVTNHEDPIISIFQSPMEYTA from the exons ATGATGCTAAGCCCGTCGGCCGAGTCACCAAACGACAGAAACTCCCTATACAGTCAGTCACAAAACAACAGACATAAAAGCGGGGATAAAACTAGTCCTATAAGCGTCATCCTGGTTAGTTCTGGGAGTAGAGGGAACAAACTTCTATTTCGGTATCCTTTTCAAAGAACAGCTGATTGTCCGTCTTCTCTCTCAG CAAAACCGCGTAATCCATATGCACTGAACACAGCTGGGGATGTTCAGGAAGATCCAGATGGTGATTCAAg GTTTTCTGATAGCATCCTGGCCACCATCCTGGCCACCAAGAACGATATGTGTGGAAAGAAGTTTGAACTCAAGATAGATAATGTTCGATTTGTGGGTCACCCGACTCATCTGCAGCATTCTTCGCTCATCCAG GTTTCCAAAACAGATCCTTCGCCTAAGAGAGAAACGCCTACAATGATCTTGTTTAATGTGGTTTTTGCACTAAGG GCAAACGCTGATCCGTCAGTGATCAGCTGCATGCACAACCTGTCTCGGCGCATCGCCATAGCCCTTCAGCATGAGGAGCGCCGCTGCCAGTACCTGACCAGAGAAGCCAAGCTGATGCTTTCCATGCAAGACGAGATCACCACTACGACTGAGA ATGGAACCCCGCAGTCTCCATTTAGACAAATTCTTCCAAAATGTAAGCTAGCCAGGGACTTAAAGGAGGCCTACGACAG CCTCTGTACAACAGGTGTGGTACGATTACATATCAACAACTGGCTGGAGGTCAGCTTCTGCTTGCCTCATAAGATCCACAGGGTTGGTGGGAACTACATCCCCCCAGAGGCACTAGAGCGCTGTCTGAAGGCCATAAG GCCCTATCATGCCCTGCTGCTGCTAGAAAGTGAGAAGGCGCTGTTGGATCAACTTCCTCTTGACTGCTCTCCTGCAATGGTGCGCCTGATAAAGACCTGCTCAGCAgtgaaaaacctgcagcagcttgCCCAGGACACTGACCTGGCCTTACTTCAG aTCTTCCAAATTGCTGCTCACTTGGTTTACTGGGGCAAGGCGATCATCATCTTTCCTCTTTGTGAGAATAACGTCTACATGCTGTCTCCTCATGCCAACATCTCTCT ATACTCCGCTTTGGCTAAGCAATTTGCtcagcagttttctggccaTGATCTGCCCTCTGTGTTGGCCAAGTTCTCTCTACCGGTCTCATTGGCCGAATTCAGAAACCCGCTGGAAGCCCCTGCACAGGAG GCCCAGCTCATCCAGATGGTGGTGTGGATGCTCCAGCGCCGCCTGCTCATCCAGTTGCACACTTATGTTTGCCTTTTAATACCACCCACTGAAGATGAGCCTACACCCAAGGTTGAAGAACTTCCACTGGCTGCGCGGGTTGGAGGCCGCAGTCTCAGCACCCCGAGCGCTCTCAGTTTTGGTTCTCCAA CCAGCAGTGACGACATGACCCTAACCAGTCCCAGTATGGAGAATTCCAGCGCTGAGCTTCTGCCTGGTGGAGACTCTCCTTTGAATAAAAGGATGACAGAAACACTCCTGGCAAGCCTGTCGGAGCATGAGAGGCAGGTTATACTGAACATCCCGGCTGCGCAAAATCCAGAGGATCTGCGGAGTTTTGCCAG GCTGCTGCACTATTTTCGGGGACATCACCACCTGGAAGAAATCATGTATAACGAGAACATGAGGCGATCGCAGCTCAAGACGCTGTTCGACAAGTTCCGCAGTGTCCTCATTGTGACGAACCACGAAGATCCTATTATTTCTATCTTTCAGTCTCCCATGGAGTACACAGCATGA
- the mpg gene encoding DNA-3-methyladenine glycosylase isoform X1: MMAGRKRKVQDLAVAATTHIESGLLLHRNQTELNCTVSPTKLKCQPVLCESVQSLEPERSHYFSYNEPQRRLRQDFFNQPCISLAKAFLGKVLVRRRADGSELRGRIVETEAYLGGEDKASHSAGGKRTERNTAMFMKPGTIYVYPIYGIYLCMNVSSEGEGAAVLLRSLEPLQGQPAMRELRAARRKEGARQLKDKELCNGPSKLCQALNIPRCFDRRDLASDPEVWLEDDPNTSPPKPQDIVSAPRIGIESHGEWAKKPWRFYLRGDPCVSVVNKEAEIRSLSESETDSVDP, from the exons ATGAtggcaggaagaaaaagaaaggtcCAAGACTTGGCAGTGGCTGCTACTACACATATAGAGTCGGGCTTGCTGTTGCATAGAAACcagactgaactgaactgtaCAGTTTCTCCTACCAAGCTGAAGTGCCAACCAGTTTTGTGTGAATCTGTTCAAAGTCTCGAGCCGGAGCGAAGCCATTATTTCAGCTACAACGAGCCTCAGCGCAGACTGCGGCAGGACTTTTTCAATCAGCCCTGCATCAGTTTGGCCAAAGCATTCCTCGGCAAG GTGCTGGTCCGCAGGCGTGCCGATGGCTCTGAGCTTCGAGGGAGAATAGTGGAAACTGAAGCATATCTTGGAGGGGAGGACAAAGCCTCTCACTCAGCAGGGGGCAAACGCACCGAGAGGAACACAGCCATGTTCATGAAACCCGGCACAATCTACGTGTATCCGATCTATGGGATCTACCTCTGCATGAATGTGTCCAGTGAAG GGGAGGGTGCTGCCGTGCTACTGCGCTCTCTGGAGCCCCTGCAGGGCCAGCCTGCGATGAGGGAACTGAGAGCAGCTCGACGCAAAGAGGGAGCCCGGCAACTGAAGGACAAAGAGCTCTGCAACGGGCCCTCAAAGCTGTGCCAGGCTCTAAATATACCTCGCTGTTTTGACAGGAGAGACTTGGCTTCTGACCCCGAGGTGTGGCTCGAGGACGATCCAAACACTAGTCCCCCAAAACCCCAGGATATAGTTTCAGCTCCGCGCATCGGTATTGAGTCCCACGGGGAGTGGGCTAAGAAACCGTGGCGATTTTATCTGCGGGGGGATCCCTGTGTCAGTGTAGTGAATAAAGAGGCAGAGATACGGTCTCTGTCTGAAAGTGAAACAGACAGTGTAGATCcatga
- the mpg gene encoding DNA-3-methyladenine glycosylase isoform X2, translated as MMAGRKRKVQDLAVAATTHIESGLLLHRNQTELNCTVSPTKLKCQPVLCESVQSLEPERSHYFSYNEPQRRLRQDFFNQPCISLAKAFLGKVLVRRRADGSELRGRIVETEAYLGGEDKASHSAGGKRTERNTAMFMKPGTIYVYPIYGIYLCMNVSSEGEGAAVLLRSLEPLQGQPAMRELRAARRKEGARQLKDKELCNGPSKLCQALNIPRCFDRRDLASDPECSHLHLWDA; from the exons ATGAtggcaggaagaaaaagaaaggtcCAAGACTTGGCAGTGGCTGCTACTACACATATAGAGTCGGGCTTGCTGTTGCATAGAAACcagactgaactgaactgtaCAGTTTCTCCTACCAAGCTGAAGTGCCAACCAGTTTTGTGTGAATCTGTTCAAAGTCTCGAGCCGGAGCGAAGCCATTATTTCAGCTACAACGAGCCTCAGCGCAGACTGCGGCAGGACTTTTTCAATCAGCCCTGCATCAGTTTGGCCAAAGCATTCCTCGGCAAG GTGCTGGTCCGCAGGCGTGCCGATGGCTCTGAGCTTCGAGGGAGAATAGTGGAAACTGAAGCATATCTTGGAGGGGAGGACAAAGCCTCTCACTCAGCAGGGGGCAAACGCACCGAGAGGAACACAGCCATGTTCATGAAACCCGGCACAATCTACGTGTATCCGATCTATGGGATCTACCTCTGCATGAATGTGTCCAGTGAAG GGGAGGGTGCTGCCGTGCTACTGCGCTCTCTGGAGCCCCTGCAGGGCCAGCCTGCGATGAGGGAACTGAGAGCAGCTCGACGCAAAGAGGGAGCCCGGCAACTGAAGGACAAAGAGCTCTGCAACGGGCCCTCAAAGCTGTGCCAGGCTCTAAATATACCTCGCTGTTTTGACAGGAGAGACTTGGCTTCTGACCCCGAG tgTTCCCATCTCCACCTTTGGGATGCCTAA
- the LOC122821521 gene encoding hemoglobin subunit alpha-A, with protein MSLSGKDKTVVKAFWDKIASKAPELGGEALGRMLTSYPQTKTYFAHWSDLSPESAQVKKHGATIMLAIGDAIGKIDDLAGALSKLSELHAFKLRVDPANFRILAHNIILVLAMYFPADFTPEVHVSVDKFLQNLALALSEKYR; from the exons atgaGTCTCTCTGGAAAGGACAAGACCGTGGTGAAGGCTTTCTGGGACAAAATAGCCTCTAAAGCTCCTGAGTTGGGGGGAGAGGCTCTCGGCAG GATGCTGACTTCATACCCGCAAACCAAGACCTACTTTGCACACTGGTCTGATCTGAGCCCAGAGTCTGCACAGGTGAAGAAGCATGGTGCCACCATCATGTTAGCTATTGGAGATGCCATCGGAAAGATCGACGACCTGGCTGGTGCCTTGTCCAAGCTCAGTGAGCTGCATGCCTTCAAGCTCAGAGTGGACCCCGCTAACTTCAGG ATCCTCGCTCACAACATCATCCTGGTGCTGGCCATGTACTTCCCTGCTGACTTCACCCCAGAGGTCCATGTCTCCGTTGACAAGTTCCTGCAGAATCTGGCCTTGGCTCTGTCTGAGAAGTACCGCTAA
- the LOC122821523 gene encoding hemoglobin subunit alpha-2-like, with amino-acid sequence MSLSAKDKATVKTFWAKISSSGEAIGTDALSRMLAVYPQTKTYFSHWKDLSPGSAPVVKHGATVMAGVGDAVAKIDDLTSGLLSLSELHAFTLRVDPSNFKILSHNILVVLAIMFPTDFTPEVHVAMDKFLAAVARALSEKYR; translated from the exons ATGAGTCTCTCTGCGAAGGACAAGGCAACAGTGAAGACCTTCTGGGCCAAGATCTCTTCCAGTGGCGAGGCCATCGGCACAGATGCTCTATCCAG GATGCTGGCGGTTTACCCACAGACCAAGACCTACTTCTCCCACTGGAAGGACCTGAGCCCCGGCTCGGCCCCGGTGGTGAAGCACGGGGCCACAGTGATGGCTGGAGTTGGTGACGCTGTGGCCAAAATCGACGATCTGACATCAGGTCTCCTTAGCCTCAGTGAGCTGCATGCCTTCACTCTGAGAGTGGACCCCTCCAACTTCAAG ATTCTCTCCCACAACATCCTTGTGGTTTTGGCCATCATGTTCCCCACCGACTTCACTCCCGAGGTCCATGTGGCCATGGACAAGTTCCTGGCTGCCGTGGCCCGTGCGCTGTCTGAGAAGTACAGAtga
- the LOC122821522 gene encoding hemoglobin subunit beta-like, with the protein MVKWSDFERAAIQDIFSKIDYDVVGRAALSRCLVVYPWTQRYFGSFGNLYNAAAITSNPKVAAHGKVIMEGLEKAVKNMDDIKTTYKDLSVLHSEKLQVDPDNFNLLADCLTIVVAGQIGAAFTPEVHGALQKFLAVVVASLRKQYH; encoded by the exons ATGGTCAAATGGTCAGACTTCGAGCGTGCCGCCATCCAGGACATCTTTTCCAAGATCGATTATGATGTTGTTGGCCGTGCAGCTCTctccag GTGTCTGGTTGTCTACCCCTGGACTCAGAGGTACTTTGGCAGCTTTGGAAACCTTTACAATGCTGCGGCCATAACATCAAACCCCAAAGTGGCGGCTCACGGAAAGGTCATCATGGAAGGTCTGGAGAAAGCTGTGAAGAACATGGACGACATTAAGACCACATACAAAGACCTGAGCGTGCTGCACTCTGAGAAACTGCAAGTGGACCCCGACAACTTCAAC CTCCTGGCAGACTGCCTGACCATTGTTGTAGCTGGTCAGATAGGGGCAGCCTTCACCCCTGAAGTCCATGGAGCTCTCCAGAAGTTCCTGGCCGTGGTGGTGGCCTCTCTGAGGAAGCAGTACCACTAG
- the nprl3 gene encoding GATOR complex protein NPRL3 isoform X1 gives MMLSPSAESPNDRNSLYSQSQNNRHKSGDKTSPISVILVSSGSRGNKLLFRYPFQRTADCPSSLSAKPRNPYALNTAGDVQEDPDGDSREQCPLTDEQLVAGFSDSILATILATKNDMCGKKFELKIDNVRFVGHPTHLQHSSLIQVSKTDPSPKRETPTMILFNVVFALRANADPSVISCMHNLSRRIAIALQHEERRCQYLTREAKLMLSMQDEITTTTETDGTPQSPFRQILPKCKLARDLKEAYDSLCTTGVVRLHINNWLEVSFCLPHKIHRVGGNYIPPEALERCLKAIRPYHALLLLESEKALLDQLPLDCSPAMVRLIKTCSAVKNLQQLAQDTDLALLQIFQIAAHLVYWGKAIIIFPLCENNVYMLSPHANISLYSALAKQFAQQFSGHDLPSVLAKFSLPVSLAEFRNPLEAPAQEAQLIQMVVWMLQRRLLIQLHTYVCLLIPPTEDEPTPKVEELPLAARVGGRSLSTPSALSFGSPTSSDDMTLTSPSMENSSAELLPGGDSPLNKRMTETLLASLSEHERQVILNIPAAQNPEDLRSFARLLHYFRGHHHLEEIMYNENMRRSQLKTLFDKFRSVLIVTNHEDPIISIFQSPMEYTA, from the exons ATGATGCTAAGCCCGTCGGCCGAGTCACCAAACGACAGAAACTCCCTATACAGTCAGTCACAAAACAACAGACATAAAAGCGGGGATAAAACTAGTCCTATAAGCGTCATCCTGGTTAGTTCTGGGAGTAGAGGGAACAAACTTCTATTTCGGTATCCTTTTCAAAGAACAGCTGATTGTCCGTCTTCTCTCTCAG CAAAACCGCGTAATCCATATGCACTGAACACAGCTGGGGATGTTCAGGAAGATCCAGATGGTGATTCAAg GGAGCAATGTCCGCTAACTGACGAACAGTTGGTAGCAGG GTTTTCTGATAGCATCCTGGCCACCATCCTGGCCACCAAGAACGATATGTGTGGAAAGAAGTTTGAACTCAAGATAGATAATGTTCGATTTGTGGGTCACCCGACTCATCTGCAGCATTCTTCGCTCATCCAG GTTTCCAAAACAGATCCTTCGCCTAAGAGAGAAACGCCTACAATGATCTTGTTTAATGTGGTTTTTGCACTAAGG GCAAACGCTGATCCGTCAGTGATCAGCTGCATGCACAACCTGTCTCGGCGCATCGCCATAGCCCTTCAGCATGAGGAGCGCCGCTGCCAGTACCTGACCAGAGAAGCCAAGCTGATGCTTTCCATGCAAGACGAGATCACCACTACGACTGAGA CAGATGGAACCCCGCAGTCTCCATTTAGACAAATTCTTCCAAAATGTAAGCTAGCCAGGGACTTAAAGGAGGCCTACGACAG CCTCTGTACAACAGGTGTGGTACGATTACATATCAACAACTGGCTGGAGGTCAGCTTCTGCTTGCCTCATAAGATCCACAGGGTTGGTGGGAACTACATCCCCCCAGAGGCACTAGAGCGCTGTCTGAAGGCCATAAG GCCCTATCATGCCCTGCTGCTGCTAGAAAGTGAGAAGGCGCTGTTGGATCAACTTCCTCTTGACTGCTCTCCTGCAATGGTGCGCCTGATAAAGACCTGCTCAGCAgtgaaaaacctgcagcagcttgCCCAGGACACTGACCTGGCCTTACTTCAG aTCTTCCAAATTGCTGCTCACTTGGTTTACTGGGGCAAGGCGATCATCATCTTTCCTCTTTGTGAGAATAACGTCTACATGCTGTCTCCTCATGCCAACATCTCTCT ATACTCCGCTTTGGCTAAGCAATTTGCtcagcagttttctggccaTGATCTGCCCTCTGTGTTGGCCAAGTTCTCTCTACCGGTCTCATTGGCCGAATTCAGAAACCCGCTGGAAGCCCCTGCACAGGAG GCCCAGCTCATCCAGATGGTGGTGTGGATGCTCCAGCGCCGCCTGCTCATCCAGTTGCACACTTATGTTTGCCTTTTAATACCACCCACTGAAGATGAGCCTACACCCAAGGTTGAAGAACTTCCACTGGCTGCGCGGGTTGGAGGCCGCAGTCTCAGCACCCCGAGCGCTCTCAGTTTTGGTTCTCCAA CCAGCAGTGACGACATGACCCTAACCAGTCCCAGTATGGAGAATTCCAGCGCTGAGCTTCTGCCTGGTGGAGACTCTCCTTTGAATAAAAGGATGACAGAAACACTCCTGGCAAGCCTGTCGGAGCATGAGAGGCAGGTTATACTGAACATCCCGGCTGCGCAAAATCCAGAGGATCTGCGGAGTTTTGCCAG GCTGCTGCACTATTTTCGGGGACATCACCACCTGGAAGAAATCATGTATAACGAGAACATGAGGCGATCGCAGCTCAAGACGCTGTTCGACAAGTTCCGCAGTGTCCTCATTGTGACGAACCACGAAGATCCTATTATTTCTATCTTTCAGTCTCCCATGGAGTACACAGCATGA